In one Corallococcus sp. EGB genomic region, the following are encoded:
- the lysA gene encoding diaminopimelate decarboxylase has product MSAFHHQKGVLHAEQVPLSAIADAVGTPTYVYSTAALTERFQAVTEAFQGQKHLICYSVKANSNLAILGLFAKHGSGFDIVSGGELARVKQAGGEPGKTVFAGVGKTPDEMAQALAQGLLLFNVESAEELDALDAVGRKLGRRAPFALRVNPDVDARTHRYISTGLKTSKFGVPFEEAVALYAKAKKLKGLKALGLDCHIGSQLTRTAPMKAAITKVADLYSTLKAQGHALEYLDVGGGLGITYTDETPPSPQEYARTVLAATEGTGATLLLEPGRALVGNAGVLLTRVLYRKPTQARTFVVVDAGMNDLMRPALYEAHHDLQPVVRRRGRDVEVDVVGPVCESTDVLARARPLVLPRQDDLYAFMSAGAYGMSMASTYNSRPRPAEVLVDGAAWRVVRERERVEDLWRGERA; this is encoded by the coding sequence GTGAGCGCCTTCCACCACCAGAAGGGCGTGCTGCACGCCGAACAGGTGCCCCTGTCCGCCATCGCGGACGCGGTGGGCACCCCCACGTACGTCTACTCCACCGCCGCGCTCACGGAGCGCTTCCAGGCGGTGACGGAGGCGTTCCAGGGACAGAAGCACCTCATCTGCTACTCGGTGAAGGCCAACTCCAACCTGGCCATCCTGGGGCTCTTCGCGAAGCACGGCAGCGGCTTCGACATCGTGTCCGGCGGCGAGCTGGCGCGCGTGAAGCAGGCCGGCGGCGAGCCCGGCAAGACGGTGTTCGCGGGCGTGGGCAAGACGCCGGACGAGATGGCCCAGGCGCTGGCCCAGGGCCTCTTGCTCTTCAACGTGGAGAGCGCGGAGGAGCTGGACGCGCTGGACGCGGTGGGGCGCAAGCTGGGCCGGCGCGCGCCGTTCGCCCTGCGCGTGAACCCGGACGTGGACGCGCGCACGCACCGCTACATCTCCACCGGCCTGAAGACGTCCAAGTTCGGCGTGCCCTTCGAGGAGGCGGTCGCCCTCTACGCGAAGGCGAAGAAGCTCAAGGGGCTGAAGGCGCTGGGGCTGGACTGCCACATCGGCTCGCAGCTGACCCGCACGGCCCCCATGAAGGCCGCCATCACCAAGGTGGCGGACCTCTACTCCACGCTCAAGGCGCAGGGGCACGCGCTGGAGTACCTGGACGTGGGCGGCGGGCTGGGCATCACCTATACGGACGAGACGCCGCCCAGCCCCCAGGAGTACGCGCGCACGGTGCTGGCCGCGACGGAGGGCACGGGCGCCACGCTGCTGCTGGAGCCCGGGCGGGCGCTGGTGGGCAACGCGGGCGTGCTGCTCACGCGCGTGCTGTACCGCAAGCCCACGCAGGCGCGCACCTTCGTGGTGGTGGACGCGGGCATGAACGACTTGATGCGCCCGGCCCTCTACGAGGCGCACCACGACCTCCAGCCGGTGGTGAGGCGCCGCGGCCGGGACGTGGAGGTGGATGTCGTGGGGCCGGTGTGCGAGTCCACCGACGTGCTCGCGCGGGCGCGCCCCCTGGTGCTGCCCCGCCAGGACGACCTGTACGCCTTCATGAGCGCGGGGGCTTACGGGATGAGCATGGCTTCCACCTACAACTCGCGGCCCCGGCCGGCGGAGGTGCTGGTGGATGGAGCAGCCTGGCGTGTCGTACGGGAGCGCGAGCGCGTCGAGGATCTCTGGCGCGGCGAGCGGGCCTGA
- a CDS encoding TIGR04551 family protein: MSHVLLAALLVASSTAAAQTPVPDGGTPSAAPQESAPAGATSPAAPAAPTSEGVSREELEQRLEATRQELREDIRAQTATQAVANNDWQEEWTEEKRKLELFTLDGYLRVRPTLFYNFALGKAPLPAGTPLGRQLWTRSPRPGEKTQAGANMRFRLDPSFNVSEDVRIKAQVDALDNVLLGSNPDSAYSGDGRNNFTIFSENQSPTTSAINAFKDSVVVRRAYGEVTTPVGILRFGRMGSQWGLGMLRNDGNCLDCDYGDTVDRIQFVTEPFAGWYVTPMLDFNSEGLSTAKANAQGEPVDLTQSDDAHSLVLAIARRDTEQQQKAKLDNNQGILNYGLYFTYRTQRYATLGETGVPFTDVNPTIPVNVTAPTFVPRGATLYIPDLWFLYAERKFRIEAEFAAQLGSIDGRALAANDSTTQSLRVAQFGGVLKSDFHVIENKLHLGVELGFASGDRAPGFGNYPGRQGTGPDGNTAPGDVEGRQYSCDNSGCSDNAIRNFRFNRDYRVDLILWRSILNGVTDAFYVRPSLKYSIAEGFDVYGSVIYSQAFYAQSTPSYISKSLGLEADVGARYVTEDGFVAGIDYGILFPLDGLKDFGLPAQKLSTAHAIRGTLAIRF; the protein is encoded by the coding sequence ATGTCTCACGTCCTGCTGGCGGCGCTGCTCGTCGCCTCGTCCACGGCCGCCGCGCAGACGCCGGTGCCCGATGGTGGCACGCCCTCGGCAGCACCCCAGGAGTCGGCGCCCGCCGGGGCCACCTCCCCCGCGGCCCCGGCCGCCCCCACCTCCGAAGGCGTCAGCCGCGAGGAGCTGGAACAGCGGCTGGAGGCCACGCGTCAGGAGCTGCGCGAGGACATCCGCGCCCAGACGGCCACCCAGGCCGTGGCCAACAATGATTGGCAGGAGGAGTGGACGGAGGAGAAGCGCAAGCTGGAGCTGTTCACGCTGGACGGCTACCTGCGCGTGCGCCCCACGCTCTTCTACAACTTCGCCCTGGGCAAGGCGCCGCTGCCGGCCGGCACGCCCCTGGGCCGCCAGCTGTGGACGCGCTCGCCGCGCCCCGGCGAGAAGACCCAGGCGGGCGCCAACATGCGCTTCCGCCTGGATCCGTCCTTCAACGTCTCCGAGGACGTGCGCATCAAGGCGCAGGTGGACGCCCTGGACAACGTCCTCCTGGGCTCCAACCCGGACAGCGCCTACAGCGGGGATGGGCGCAACAACTTCACCATCTTCTCGGAGAACCAGTCCCCGACCACCTCCGCCATCAACGCGTTCAAGGACTCCGTCGTCGTGCGCCGCGCGTACGGCGAGGTGACGACGCCGGTGGGCATCCTGCGCTTCGGCCGCATGGGCAGCCAGTGGGGCCTGGGCATGCTGCGCAATGACGGCAACTGCCTGGACTGCGACTACGGCGACACGGTGGACCGCATCCAGTTCGTCACGGAGCCGTTCGCCGGCTGGTACGTGACGCCCATGCTGGACTTCAACTCGGAGGGGCTGTCCACGGCGAAGGCCAACGCCCAGGGCGAGCCGGTGGACCTCACCCAGTCCGACGACGCGCACAGCCTGGTGCTGGCCATCGCGCGGCGCGACACCGAGCAGCAGCAGAAGGCCAAGCTGGACAACAACCAGGGCATCCTCAACTACGGCCTGTACTTCACCTACCGCACGCAGCGCTACGCGACGCTGGGGGAGACGGGCGTCCCGTTCACGGACGTCAACCCCACCATCCCCGTCAACGTCACCGCGCCCACCTTCGTCCCGCGCGGCGCCACGCTCTACATCCCGGACCTGTGGTTCCTGTACGCGGAGCGGAAGTTCCGCATCGAGGCGGAGTTCGCCGCGCAGCTGGGCTCCATCGACGGGCGCGCCCTCGCGGCCAACGACTCCACCACCCAGTCGCTGCGCGTCGCGCAGTTCGGCGGCGTGCTCAAGTCGGACTTCCACGTCATCGAGAACAAGCTGCACCTGGGCGTCGAGCTGGGCTTCGCCTCCGGTGACAGGGCGCCGGGCTTCGGCAACTACCCGGGCCGCCAGGGCACGGGCCCGGATGGCAACACCGCGCCGGGCGACGTGGAGGGCCGTCAGTACAGCTGCGACAACAGCGGCTGCAGCGACAACGCCATCCGCAACTTCCGCTTCAACCGCGACTACCGCGTGGACCTCATCCTGTGGCGGTCCATCCTCAATGGCGTGACGGACGCGTTCTACGTGCGGCCGAGCCTCAAGTACTCCATCGCGGAGGGCTTCGACGTCTACGGCAGCGTCATCTACTCGCAGGCGTTCTACGCGCAGTCCACGCCGTCCTACATCAGCAAGAGCCTGGGCCTGGAGGCGGACGTCGGCGCGCGCTACGTCACCGAGGACGGCTTCGTGGCGGGCATCGACTACGGCATCCTCTTCCCCCTGGACGGCCTGAAGGACTTCGGCCTGCCGGCGCAGAAGCTGAGCACCGCGCACGCCATCCGCGGCACGCTGGCCATCCGGTTCTAG
- the mutM gene encoding bifunctional DNA-formamidopyrimidine glycosylase/DNA-(apurinic or apyrimidinic site) lyase yields the protein MPELPEVEIARRNLERWFKGRRIVRAEADATRVFRGAEQAHFTRLTGRVTALERKGKYLLLTLEGGQGLMAHLGMTGKFVRREEGERVPHSRARFHLDDGHVVHFSDPRLFGRMAPVPAKALWELPAVKALGRDPLTDGLTGPQLQEAVGDSKQDLKVALMDQGRVAGLGNIHAAEALFRAGLHPARKPGTLTPDDWKHLARAIHAAFDFAFKEQEGEDITYLEEAGSVNRFRVYGRAGGPCSKCGTQVESFTQGGRTTHFCPKCQPLTTVGSRASQKGTAEGKGKKASAVSGPKTRSRRR from the coding sequence ATGCCTGAGCTACCGGAAGTGGAGATCGCCCGGCGCAACCTGGAGCGCTGGTTCAAGGGCCGGCGCATCGTGCGCGCGGAAGCGGATGCGACCCGCGTCTTCCGGGGCGCGGAGCAGGCCCACTTCACCCGGCTCACCGGGCGTGTGACGGCCCTGGAACGCAAGGGGAAGTACCTCCTCCTCACGCTGGAGGGCGGCCAAGGCCTGATGGCCCACCTGGGCATGACGGGCAAGTTCGTGCGCCGCGAGGAGGGCGAGCGCGTCCCCCACAGCCGCGCCCGCTTCCACCTGGATGACGGCCACGTGGTCCACTTCAGTGATCCACGCCTCTTCGGCCGCATGGCGCCCGTGCCCGCGAAGGCGCTGTGGGAACTGCCCGCGGTGAAGGCCCTGGGGCGGGATCCGCTGACCGACGGGCTCACCGGCCCCCAGCTCCAGGAGGCGGTGGGGGACTCGAAGCAGGACTTGAAGGTGGCCCTGATGGATCAGGGCCGCGTCGCGGGCCTGGGCAACATCCACGCCGCGGAGGCGCTCTTCCGCGCGGGGCTGCACCCGGCGCGCAAGCCCGGCACCCTCACGCCCGACGACTGGAAGCACCTGGCCCGGGCCATCCACGCCGCGTTCGACTTCGCCTTCAAGGAACAGGAGGGCGAGGACATCACCTACCTGGAGGAGGCCGGCTCCGTGAACCGCTTCCGCGTCTACGGGCGGGCCGGAGGGCCGTGCTCGAAGTGCGGAACGCAGGTGGAGTCCTTCACCCAGGGTGGGCGCACCACGCATTTCTGTCCGAAATGTCAGCCGCTCACCACGGTTGGCTCCCGCGCGTCCCAGAAGGGGACGGCGGAAGGGAAGGGAAAGAAGGCCTCTGCCGTCAGCGGCCCGAAAACCCGATCCCGTAGACGTTGA